A region of Candidatus Peregrinibacteria bacterium DNA encodes the following proteins:
- the purD gene encoding phosphoribosylamine--glycine ligase, producing MIKKILLIGNGAREHVIAETFKRSAHQVELYAMGKSLNPGIAELSEDYKVADYMDHDEVIDYALHVNPDFVFIGPDDPIGSGLADSLLEEGFRSVAPLLIVAQIESSKSFTRDLLRKHDIPGNPLFKVFTSPDGIREFMQELDGNFVVKYDGLKGGKGVKVSGDHLEGIEEGYLYAMECLNESMDGSASSSRKASDAPCVVVEEKLIGQEFSLISFADGMTLAHMPAVQDHKRAYDGDLGPNTGGMGTYSDADHSLPFLKTSDIEEAHIMSEAVLDALRDETGTEFKGIMYGGFIATRNGVKLIEYNARFGDPEAMNLLPILKTDFIDVCEAIIEGNLDDLNVEFEKKATVCKYVVPEGYPDNPKKGEKIEVGEIPNGVKMYFGSVDKKSDGLYLSGSRAIAFVGIADTITEAEKIAASALRAVKGPVFYRDDIGTNKVIEKKTEYMKNLRN from the coding sequence ATGATAAAGAAGATTCTGTTAATTGGAAATGGTGCACGCGAACATGTTATCGCGGAGACTTTTAAACGCAGTGCTCACCAAGTCGAATTATATGCTATGGGCAAATCTCTCAATCCCGGTATTGCAGAGCTTTCTGAAGACTACAAAGTTGCCGATTACATGGATCATGATGAGGTCATAGATTATGCCTTACATGTTAATCCTGATTTCGTTTTTATTGGACCGGATGACCCGATAGGTTCAGGGCTCGCAGACAGCTTACTCGAAGAAGGATTCCGAAGCGTCGCCCCACTTTTGATCGTCGCACAGATCGAATCTTCAAAATCATTCACTCGTGACCTACTTCGCAAACATGATATCCCTGGCAATCCACTTTTTAAAGTATTTACTTCTCCTGACGGCATTCGAGAATTCATGCAAGAACTCGATGGTAACTTTGTCGTAAAATACGACGGACTCAAAGGTGGCAAAGGTGTAAAGGTTTCCGGAGACCACTTGGAAGGAATAGAGGAAGGATATCTATATGCAATGGAATGCCTTAATGAATCAATGGATGGCTCCGCCTCCTCATCTCGCAAGGCAAGCGATGCGCCTTGCGTAGTCGTAGAGGAGAAACTTATCGGCCAAGAATTTTCATTGATAAGTTTTGCCGATGGTATGACACTCGCTCACATGCCAGCAGTACAAGACCACAAGCGTGCATATGACGGAGACCTCGGCCCAAACACAGGTGGTATGGGTACATACTCCGATGCCGATCACAGCCTACCTTTCTTAAAAACTTCTGATATAGAAGAAGCTCATATTATGAGTGAAGCTGTACTTGATGCCCTGCGCGATGAAACAGGCACGGAATTCAAAGGTATTATGTATGGTGGTTTTATCGCAACAAGAAACGGAGTTAAACTAATAGAATACAATGCTCGCTTTGGAGATCCCGAGGCTATGAATTTGCTCCCTATTCTCAAGACAGATTTCATCGATGTATGCGAAGCGATCATAGAAGGTAATCTCGATGACCTAAATGTCGAATTCGAAAAAAAAGCCACAGTCTGCAAATACGTCGTCCCTGAAGGATACCCGGATAACCCAAAAAAAGGTGAAAAGATTGAGGTCGGTGAAATTCCAAATGGTGTAAAAATGTACTTTGGATCAGTTGATAAAAAATCTGATGGGCTCTACCTAAGCGGCTCACGAGCTATCGCATTTGTCGGTATAGCCGATACAATAACAGAAGCCGAGAAGATAGCGGCTAGCGCACTCAGGGCAGTCAAAGGCCCTGTTTTCTATAGAGATGATATAGGTACAAATAAGGTTATAGAGAAGAAAACTGAATATATGAAAAATTTACGCAACTAG